In the genome of Streptomyces aquilus, the window CCTCACTGTCAGTGGCGGGGGCACGCCCCTTACCCCGCAGAACAGGAAGCGGCGCTGTGCAGGGCCGTGAAGGCCGGGAGGACGACTTGATGGTCGGGGAACATGAACGGAACGGCCTGCGCTGGACAGCCGATGCCTACGACGTCGGCTTCACGCTTGCCCTCAGCGAGGGTCTCTCGCCGCATGAGTTGCTGCGCGGCATCCGCGCCGAGGAACATTGCATCGTCCCGCTGACCCGCTTCGCGGCATACGAGTTGCTGACCAGGGACGCGGACGACCACATCAGTGACCTCGACTTCCTGGACTGGGAAGACGAAGCGGAGGTCGCCCGTCTGACGGACGGAGGCTTCCTGCCCGACCCGCCCGACACCATCGTGCGAGCGGGCTCGGTGGCGGGCTGGGCGTATGCGCTGGAGGAATTCCAGTGCCGCACGGGGACTCATCTCGCCGCCTTGTCCCAGCGGGGGCGGGCGTTCAGCATCCATCGCAACGCCAAGGGCTTCAGCCGCATCGGCTACGCCCTCCATGGAGAGCTGGTGACCTCCTTCGAGCCCGGTCTACCCCATCTCACGAACGGCGTCCCAGCCGAAGCACCCCTCGGCTTCGTCCCCAACGGGGACGAGCCGGGGGACGTGGCGTTCCTGCGGTTCCTTGAAGTCGAGTTGGACCTCTGGATCCCCTGGGAGGAGACCGAGGCAGAGTTGCCGGCAGCCGCATTCACCGACGAGCGGACTGTGAGGTAGGCGCCTGTACGCACGAGGCACGCGGCGCGGGTCGCGGGTCGCGGGTCGCGGGCCGTGGCGGCGTGCGCGGCGAATCC includes:
- a CDS encoding DUF6461 domain-containing protein, which encodes MVGEHERNGLRWTADAYDVGFTLALSEGLSPHELLRGIRAEEHCIVPLTRFAAYELLTRDADDHISDLDFLDWEDEAEVARLTDGGFLPDPPDTIVRAGSVAGWAYALEEFQCRTGTHLAALSQRGRAFSIHRNAKGFSRIGYALHGELVTSFEPGLPHLTNGVPAEAPLGFVPNGDEPGDVAFLRFLEVELDLWIPWEETEAELPAAAFTDERTVR